Proteins found in one Coffea eugenioides isolate CCC68of chromosome 5, Ceug_1.0, whole genome shotgun sequence genomic segment:
- the LOC113771339 gene encoding fimbrin-5-like: MSGYVGVFVSDPWLQSQFTQVELRGLQSKFLSAMNKSGKVKLGDLPPVMSKMKPFSEMLTEDEVKVILSESSADLSEEIEFESFLRAFLNLQARATAKLGDSKPTSSFVKTATTTLRHTISESEKASYVAHINSFLGNDPFLKEFLPIDPSTNALFDLAKDGVLLCKLINVAVPGTIDERAINTKKVLNPWERNENHTLCLNSAKAIGCTVVNIGTQDLVEARPHLVVGLISQIIKIQLLADLNLKKTPQLVELVEDSKDVEELMGLPPEKLLLKWMNFHLKKSGYKKQVTNFSSDLKDGEAYAHLLNALAPEHGTTTTLDAKDPTERANLIIEQADKLDCKRYVTPKDIVEGSTNLNLAFVAQIFQHRNGLSMDSKKLPFAEMMTDDTQTSREERCFRLWINSLGIDTYVNNVFEDVRTGWVILEVLDKVSPGSVNWKQATKPPIKMPFRKVENCNQVIRIGKDLNFSLVNVAGNDIVQGNKKLILAFLWQLMRFSMLQLLRNLRSHSQGKEITDADILNWANNKVKMARRKSKMESFKDKSLSNGKFFLELLSVVEPRVVNWSLVTKGETEEDKKLNATYIISVARKIGCSIFLLPEDIMEVNQKMILILTASIMYWSLQKKSGESESTPTEDSGKPEGSIADSADGESQSAPSPSTLSQQTMDIENEEASF, from the exons ATGTCTGGTTATGTGGGAGTTTTTGTGTCTGATCCATGGCTTCAGAGCCAATTCACTCAAGTTGAACTCCGTGGGCTCCAATCAAAA TTTCTTTCCGCGATGAATAAATCTGGCAAGGTCAAACTGGGAGATTTGCCACCTGTAATGTCCAAAATGAAGCCTTTTAGTGAAATGTTAACAGAAGATGAGGTCAAAGTCATCTTGTCCGAATCATCTGCTGACTTGAGTGAAGAAATTGAGTTTGAATCATTCCTTCGG GCATTCTTGAACCTACAAGCAAGAGCTACAGCAAAACTCGGCGATTCAAAACCAACTTCATCATTTGTGAAAACTGCTACTACAACACTTCGTCACACCATTAGTGAATCAGAGAAGGCCTCTTATGTTGCCCATATAAACAGCTTTCTTGGGAATGATCCATTCTTGAAAGAGTTCCTTCCAATTGATCCATCTACAAATGCACTCTTTGATCTTGCGAAGGATGGTGTTCTACTATG TAAGCTGATTAATGTGGCTGTCCCTGGTACCATAGATGAGCGAGCTATTAACACAAAGAAAGTCCTAAATCCATGGGAGAGAAATGAAAACCACACACTATGTCTCAACTCTGCCAAGGCAATTGGGTGCACTGTGGTCAATATTGGCACGCAGGATCTAGTCGAAGCAAGA CCCCACCTGGTTGTTGGTTTGATTTCTCAAATAATTAAG ATACAACTTTTAGCTGATCTGAACCTGAAGAAAACTCCCCAACTTGTTGAATTGGTGGAAGACAGTAAG GATGTGGAAGAACTCATGGGCTTACCACCAGAGAAGCTTTTACTCAAATGGATGAATTTTCATCTGAAAAAATCAGGGTATAAAAAGCAAGTTACAAATTTTTCATCTGATCTAAAG GATGGGGAGGCCTATGCTCACTTGCTTAATGCTCTGGCACCAGAACATGGTACCACTACCACATTAGATGCAAAAGATCCTACTGAAAGAGCAAATTTGATTATTGAGCAAGCAGACAAATTGGATTGCAAGAGATATGTTACTCCCAAAGATATTGTTGAGGGCTCTACAAACCTGAATCTGGCATTTGTTGCACAAATATTTCAACACAG GAATGGCTTATCAATGGACAGCAAAAAACTTCCCTTTGCTGAGATGATGACAGACGATACTCAAACTTCTCGAGAAGAAAGATGCTTTCGATTGTGGATTAACAGCCTTGGAATTGATACATATGTTAATAATGTTTTTGAGGATGTCAGAACAGG ATGGGTTATTTTAGAAGTTCTTGACAAAGTTTCCCCTGGATCAGTCAATTGGAAGCAAGCGACCAAACCTCCGATTAAGATGCCCTTCAGAAAGGTTGAAAACTGCAATCAAGTTATACGCATTGGAAAAGATTTAAACTTCTCACTTGTGAATGTAGCTGGAAATGACATTGTACAGGGAAACAAGAAGCTTATATTAG CATTTCTTTGGCAATTGATGAGATTTAGTATGCTCCAACTGTTGAGAAACTTGCGCTCGCACTCCCAAGGAAAGGAGATAACAGATGCTGACATTTTAAATTGGGCAAACAACAAAGTAAAGATGGCACGTAGGAAATCCAAAATGGAGAGTTTCAAG GATAAAAGCCTCTCAAATGGGAAGTTTTTCCTGGAACTTCTTAGTGTTGTGGAGCCAAGAGTTGTCAATTGGAGCCTTGTCACGAAGGGGGAAACGG AAGAAGACAAGAAACTAAATGCAACATATATAATAAGCGTTGCTCGTAAGATTGGCTGTTCCATCTTCTTATTGCCCGAGGATATTATGGAG GTGAATCAGAAAATGATTCTAATTCTTACAGCAAGCATCATGTACTGGAGCCTGCAGAAGAAGTCTGGAGAGTCTGAGTCAACACCTACTGAAGACAGCGGCAAACCTGAGGGATCCATAGCTGATTCAGCAGATGGTGAGAGTCAGTCTGCGCCAAGCCCTTCGACTCTCTCCCAACAAACAATGGATATTGAAAATGAGGAAGCTTCATTTTAG